From Symphalangus syndactylus isolate Jambi chromosome 17, NHGRI_mSymSyn1-v2.1_pri, whole genome shotgun sequence, one genomic window encodes:
- the MUCL1 gene encoding mucin-like protein 1: MKFLAVLVLLGVSIFLVSAQSPTTDAPAATGPADDEAPNAETTAAATTAATTAATTTAATTTAATTATTAAPTTATTAASTTARKGIPGLPKWLQDLLNGKLFP, encoded by the exons ATGAAGTTCTTAGCAGTCCTGGTACTCTTGGGAGTTTCCATCTTTCTGGTCTCTGCCC aGAGTCCGACAACAGATGCTCCAGCTGCTA CTGGTCCTGCTGATGATGAAGCCCCTAATGCTGAAACCACTGCTGCTGCAAccactgcagccaccactgctgcaACCACCACTGCTGCAACCACCACTGCTGCAACCACTGCAACCACTGCTGCTCCTACCACTGCAACCACCGCTGCTTCTACCACTGCTCGTAAAGGCATTCCAG gTTTACCCAAATGGCTTCAGGATCTCCTGAATGGTAAATTGTTTCCCTGA